A genomic window from Osmerus eperlanus chromosome 5, fOsmEpe2.1, whole genome shotgun sequence includes:
- the si:dkeyp-59c12.1 gene encoding ras-related and estrogen-regulated growth inhibitor-like protein, giving the protein MDANIAVIGTDNVGKSALTVRFLTRRFIGEYGDIESIYSHNVIVDGRDITFHIWDSPYSQDLSTESSAYEKRVQWAEGFVLVYSICDRASFNTVTMLIQSIKSTKDYLGIKKVPIVIVGNKRDLHHQRTVLSDEGRLLALTTDCQFYEVSAAENYHSVLMVFHGLVNRVREARSAIKKPVGIKGIVKSMSAVFARRRTDSL; this is encoded by the exons ATGGATGCTAATATTGCTGTTATCGGAACAGATAATGTTGGAAAATCAG CTTTGACAGTCCGCTTCCTAACTCGTAGATTTATTGGAGAATACGGGGATATCG AATCGATCTACAGTCACAATGTTATTGTGGATGGTAGGGACATCACGTTTCACATCTGGGATTCACCATATTCTCAG GACTTGTCCACTGAGTCCTCTGCATATGAGAAGAGAGTGCAGTGGGCGGAAGGATTTGTCCTCGTCTACAGCATCTGTGACAGGGCCAGCTTCAACACTGTCACCATGCTCATCCAGTCAATCAAGTCCACAAAAGACTATCTGGGCATAAAGAAAGTGCCCATAGTCATAGTGGGAAACAAGAGGGACTTGCACCATCAACGGACAGTCCTTAGTGATGAGGGCAGGCTATTAGCCCTTACCACAGACTGTCAGTTCTATGAGGTTTCAGCAGCGGAAAACTACCACAGTGTCCTCATGGTATTTCATGGACTTGTGAACAGAGTACGGGAGGCCAGGTCTGCCATAAAGAAGCCAGTGGGAATCAAAGGTATAGTCAAGAGCATGTCAGCGGTGTTTGCAAGGAGACGGACAGATTCACTATGA